The proteins below come from a single Saccharopolyspora sp. SCSIO 74807 genomic window:
- a CDS encoding ribonuclease HII: MGARFAPAAAEWRPPRPVIRRSSGNWALQSALDRSGLGPVAGVDEAGRGACAGPLVVAACVLKAGDGKRFAGLTDSKVLAEAERERLYEVITRRAVASSVVVIPPEEVDALGIHVANLEGMRRAVARMPVHPGYVLTDGFRVQGLAAPSVAVLKGDLVAACVAAASVLAKVTRDRIMRELHERLPMYGLDEHKGYCTPDHTARLEEHGPSPEHRWCYSNVVGAARLHGMRSPRTVTSKPGLFDASDEDVVDNGGT, encoded by the coding sequence GTGGGGGCGCGGTTCGCGCCCGCTGCGGCGGAATGGCGGCCGCCACGGCCGGTGATCCGCCGCAGCAGCGGCAACTGGGCGCTGCAGAGCGCGCTGGACCGCAGCGGGCTCGGGCCGGTGGCCGGCGTCGACGAGGCCGGTCGCGGCGCGTGCGCCGGGCCGTTGGTGGTGGCGGCGTGCGTGCTCAAGGCCGGGGACGGCAAGCGGTTCGCCGGGCTCACCGATTCCAAGGTGCTCGCCGAGGCGGAGCGGGAGCGGCTCTACGAGGTGATCACCCGCCGCGCGGTGGCGTCCTCGGTCGTCGTCATCCCGCCCGAGGAGGTCGACGCGCTGGGCATCCACGTGGCGAACCTGGAAGGTATGCGCCGGGCGGTGGCGCGGATGCCGGTGCACCCGGGCTACGTGCTCACCGATGGCTTTCGAGTGCAGGGGCTCGCGGCGCCGAGCGTGGCGGTGCTCAAGGGCGATCTGGTCGCGGCGTGCGTGGCGGCGGCCTCGGTGCTGGCGAAGGTCACCCGCGACCGCATCATGCGCGAGCTGCACGAGCGGTTGCCGATGTACGGCCTCGACGAGCACAAGGGCTATTGCACGCCGGATCACACGGCGCGGCTGGAGGAGCACGGGCCGAGTCCGGAGCACCGCTGGTGCTATTCGAACGTCGTCGGCGCCGCGCGCCTGCACGGCATGCGCTCGCCACGCACCGTGACCAGTAAGCCCGGTTTGTTCGATGCTTCGGACGAGGATGTGGTGGACAATGGGGGAACGTAA
- the lepB gene encoding signal peptidase I translates to MADVMRSTGPEEEPQEGPADNREGGGKGRFGRRSRRKRERKSSFWRELPILIVTALVLTVLIQTFLARVYVIPSQSMEQTLHGCDGCQNDRVLVDKVSYRFTDPEPGDVVVFRGPETWGNNEFNVPEASNPVAGFFQGALSLLGFGSPDEKDFVKRVIATGGQTVSCCDPQNRMLVDGKPLDEPYVYWEPGEGERHEAFAPVTVPQGRLWVQGDNRGNSQDSRYQGGGGVNGTVPVDNVIGKAQVIVLPPTRWQSIPEPNPQADALGAPAWQAGVPAGVGFAAAFPVLWAGRRVTAVVSDRRARRRH, encoded by the coding sequence GTGGCCGACGTCATGCGCTCCACCGGACCAGAGGAAGAGCCCCAGGAAGGGCCTGCCGACAACCGCGAAGGCGGCGGCAAGGGCCGCTTCGGGCGGCGCTCCCGCCGCAAGCGGGAGCGGAAGAGCTCCTTCTGGCGCGAGCTGCCGATCCTGATCGTCACCGCGCTGGTGCTCACGGTGCTCATCCAGACCTTCCTCGCCCGGGTCTACGTCATCCCGTCCCAGTCGATGGAGCAGACGCTGCACGGCTGCGACGGCTGCCAGAACGACCGGGTGCTGGTGGACAAGGTGTCCTACCGGTTCACCGACCCGGAACCCGGCGACGTCGTCGTGTTCCGCGGGCCGGAGACCTGGGGCAACAACGAGTTCAACGTGCCGGAGGCGTCGAACCCGGTCGCCGGTTTCTTCCAGGGCGCGCTGTCGCTTCTCGGCTTCGGGTCGCCGGACGAGAAGGACTTCGTCAAGCGGGTGATCGCCACCGGCGGCCAGACCGTGTCGTGCTGCGACCCGCAGAACCGGATGCTGGTCGACGGCAAGCCGCTCGATGAGCCCTACGTCTACTGGGAGCCCGGCGAGGGGGAACGGCACGAGGCGTTCGCGCCCGTGACGGTGCCGCAGGGACGCTTGTGGGTGCAGGGCGACAACCGCGGGAACTCGCAGGACTCGCGGTACCAAGGCGGCGGTGGCGTCAACGGCACCGTCCCGGTGGACAACGTGATCGGCAAGGCGCAGGTCATCGTGCTGCCGCCGACGCGCTGGCAGAGCATCCCCGAACCGAATCCGCAGGCCGACGCGCTGGGCGCGCCCGCGTGGCAGGCAGGAGTGCCCGCAGGCGTCGGGTTCGCCGCGGCGTTCCCGGTGTTGTGGGCGGGCCGGCGGGTCACCGCCGTGGTGTCCGACCGGCGTGCCCGGAGGCGGCACTGA
- the rplS gene encoding 50S ribosomal protein L19, whose translation MNTLDALDAQSLRSDIPAFRPGDTLKVYVRVIEGSRERNQVFQGAVIRRQGDGVRETFTVRKISFGVGVERTFPVHSPNIAKIEVAARGRVRRAKLYYLRERRGKAAKIKERREPVSS comes from the coding sequence ATGAACACCCTGGACGCTTTGGACGCCCAGTCGCTGCGTTCCGACATCCCGGCCTTCCGGCCTGGCGACACGCTGAAGGTCTACGTCCGCGTCATCGAGGGTTCGCGCGAGCGGAACCAGGTCTTCCAGGGCGCTGTGATCCGGCGCCAGGGCGACGGTGTCCGGGAGACCTTCACCGTCCGCAAGATCTCCTTCGGTGTCGGCGTGGAACGCACCTTCCCGGTGCACAGCCCGAACATCGCCAAGATCGAGGTCGCTGCCCGCGGCCGGGTCCGCCGGGCGAAGCTGTACTACCTGCGCGAGCGTCGCGGCAAGGCCGCCAAGATCAAGGAGCGGCGCGAGCCCGTCTCCTCCTGA
- the trmD gene encoding tRNA (guanosine(37)-N1)-methyltransferase TrmD, translating to MRIDVISIFPEYLAPLRQALLGKAIEREKISVGVHDLRDWTHDVHRAVDDSPYGGGPGMVMKPDVWGEALDAVCGSGAEQPTLVVPTPAGRPFTQSTAVRWAAKPWLVFACGRYEGIDERVVEDAAGRMPVEEVSIGDYVLVGGEVAALTMIESVARLLPGVLGNPASAEQDSFSDGLLEGPSYTRPEVWRGRAVPDVLRSGNHAAIARWRRDEALRRTSERRPDLLAALPPEALDVKDRALLDTLGADEAQSPEDSAQQGND from the coding sequence TTGCGCATTGACGTCATTTCCATCTTTCCCGAGTACCTGGCCCCGTTGCGGCAGGCCTTGCTGGGCAAGGCGATCGAACGCGAGAAGATCTCCGTCGGGGTGCACGACCTGCGGGACTGGACCCACGACGTGCACCGCGCCGTGGACGACAGCCCCTACGGCGGCGGTCCGGGAATGGTGATGAAACCGGACGTGTGGGGCGAAGCCCTGGACGCGGTGTGCGGTTCCGGCGCGGAGCAGCCGACGCTGGTCGTGCCGACGCCGGCGGGGCGTCCGTTCACGCAGTCGACGGCGGTCCGCTGGGCGGCGAAACCGTGGCTGGTGTTCGCCTGCGGCCGCTACGAGGGCATCGACGAGCGGGTGGTCGAGGACGCGGCCGGCCGGATGCCGGTCGAAGAGGTCTCCATCGGCGACTACGTGCTGGTCGGCGGTGAGGTCGCGGCGCTGACCATGATCGAGTCGGTGGCCCGGTTGCTGCCGGGCGTGCTGGGCAATCCCGCCTCCGCGGAGCAGGACTCCTTCTCCGACGGCCTGCTCGAAGGCCCCAGCTACACCCGCCCGGAGGTCTGGCGCGGGCGTGCCGTGCCGGACGTGCTGCGTTCCGGCAACCACGCCGCGATCGCGCGGTGGCGCCGCGATGAGGCGCTGCGGCGCACGAGCGAACGCCGCCCGGACCTGCTGGCGGCACTGCCACCGGAGGCCCTGGACGTCAAGGACCGGGCGCTGCTGGATACACTGGGCGCGGACGAGGCGCAGTCCCCGGAGGACTCCGCGCAGCAGGGGAACGACTGA
- the rimM gene encoding ribosome maturation factor RimM (Essential for efficient processing of 16S rRNA), producing the protein MSGPALAVGKVVKSHGVRGEVVVEVRTDSPELRFAPGAVLGVQRRATAAPATLTVAAARPHAGRLLVVFEEVSGREAAEQLRGSLLTVGSDELEPTADPDEFHDHELEGLRVVLVTGEEVGVVREVLHTPAGELLSVGTPQDEEKLVPFVSEIVPEVDLAQGRVVLDPPEGLLEG; encoded by the coding sequence ATGAGCGGTCCTGCGCTGGCCGTGGGCAAGGTCGTCAAGTCGCACGGCGTGCGCGGCGAGGTCGTCGTCGAGGTGCGCACCGACAGCCCCGAGCTGCGGTTCGCGCCGGGCGCGGTGCTCGGCGTCCAGCGCCGGGCGACGGCCGCCCCGGCCACGCTCACCGTCGCAGCCGCCCGGCCGCACGCCGGGCGGCTGCTGGTCGTTTTCGAGGAAGTCTCCGGCCGCGAGGCGGCCGAGCAGTTGCGCGGATCGCTGCTGACGGTGGGTTCGGACGAGCTCGAACCCACCGCGGATCCGGACGAGTTCCACGACCACGAGCTGGAAGGGCTCCGCGTGGTCCTGGTGACCGGCGAAGAGGTCGGCGTGGTGCGCGAAGTGCTGCACACCCCGGCCGGCGAGCTGCTGTCCGTGGGTACGCCGCAGGACGAGGAGAAGCTCGTGCCGTTCGTCTCCGAGATCGTGCCCGAGGTCGATCTCGCCCAGGGCAGGGTCGTGCTCGACCCGCCGGAGGGGCTGCTCGAAGGCTGA
- a CDS encoding RNA-binding protein, translated as MTVLADALEHLVRGIVDNPDDVRVQLLTTRRGRTLEVHVNPDDLGKVIGRGGRTATALRTVISGIGGRGIRVDVVDTDR; from the coding sequence GTGACGGTCCTAGCGGACGCGCTCGAACACCTGGTGCGCGGCATCGTCGACAACCCCGACGACGTCCGCGTCCAGCTCCTCACGACTCGGCGCGGCCGCACCCTGGAAGTCCACGTGAACCCGGACGACCTCGGCAAGGTCATCGGTCGCGGCGGTCGCACGGCGACCGCGCTGCGCACCGTGATCTCCGGCATCGGCGGTCGCGGCATCCGGGTCGACGTGGTCGACACCGACCGTTGA
- the rpsP gene encoding 30S ribosomal protein S16, with protein sequence MAVKIKLARIGKVREPHYRIIVADARTRRNGRDIETIGQYHPKENPSRIEVNSDRAQYWLGVGAQPTEPVQAILEVTGDWQKFKGLPGAEGTLKTPEAKPSKQDLFNAALAAAGEEPTTEAVTPKKKGGKKAEADTAEAAAEEQKSEDGQA encoded by the coding sequence GTGGCTGTGAAGATCAAGCTGGCGCGGATCGGTAAGGTCCGCGAGCCGCACTACCGCATCATCGTCGCCGACGCGCGCACCCGCCGGAACGGCCGGGACATCGAGACGATCGGGCAGTACCACCCGAAGGAGAACCCGAGCCGCATCGAGGTCAACTCGGATCGGGCGCAGTACTGGCTGGGCGTCGGCGCGCAGCCGACCGAGCCGGTGCAGGCCATCCTGGAGGTCACCGGTGACTGGCAGAAGTTCAAGGGCCTGCCGGGCGCCGAGGGCACGCTGAAGACGCCGGAGGCCAAGCCTTCCAAGCAGGACCTGTTCAACGCCGCGCTCGCGGCCGCCGGTGAGGAACCGACCACCGAGGCCGTCACGCCCAAGAAGAAGGGCGGCAAGAAGGCCGAGGCGGACACCGCCGAAGCCGCCGCCGAGGAGCAGAAGTCCGAGGACGGCCAGGCGTGA
- a CDS encoding CPBP family intramembrane glutamic endopeptidase, with protein MQVPNPDFPDGAAEAGGAGTTASASATAQADRPGSARPDHRWGFGAFFFAEAVFILTSVVLPAIYGKPSGDGPLIVLMMMVPTLLSGAVAVLITVLRGNGPRLDFGLNLHWWDIRTGLTVGAFGMITTTAASMIWIRWVGPDNATSTVSSLLDGVRLSPSLAVLLFLHVWLIAPICEELLYRGLLWGAMDRLRWSQISAFVLCTALFAIGHLEPERTALLLVIAVPIGVARMLTGRLTASVVAHQVNNFLPALGLLLLSLGVLG; from the coding sequence GTGCAGGTACCGAACCCCGACTTCCCCGACGGCGCGGCGGAGGCCGGAGGCGCGGGAACCACCGCTTCCGCGAGCGCGACCGCGCAAGCCGACCGTCCCGGCTCCGCCCGGCCCGATCACCGCTGGGGCTTCGGCGCGTTCTTCTTCGCCGAAGCCGTGTTCATCCTGACTTCGGTGGTGCTGCCCGCGATCTACGGGAAGCCGAGCGGTGACGGCCCCCTGATCGTGTTGATGATGATGGTGCCGACGTTGCTCTCCGGCGCGGTCGCGGTGCTGATCACGGTGCTGCGCGGGAACGGGCCGCGGCTGGACTTCGGGCTGAACCTGCACTGGTGGGACATCCGGACCGGGCTGACCGTCGGCGCCTTCGGCATGATCACCACGACCGCGGCTTCGATGATCTGGATCCGGTGGGTCGGCCCGGACAACGCCACTTCGACCGTGAGCAGCCTGCTGGACGGGGTGCGGCTGTCGCCTTCGCTGGCGGTGCTGCTGTTCCTGCACGTGTGGCTGATCGCGCCGATCTGCGAGGAGCTGCTGTACCGGGGCCTGCTGTGGGGCGCGATGGACCGGCTGCGGTGGAGCCAGATCAGCGCTTTCGTGCTGTGCACGGCGCTGTTCGCGATCGGGCACCTGGAGCCGGAGCGGACCGCGCTGCTGCTGGTGATCGCGGTACCGATAGGCGTGGCGCGGATGCTCACCGGCCGCCTCACCGCCAGCGTGGTCGCGCACCAGGTGAACAACTTCCTGCCCGCGCTGGGTCTGCTGCTGCTCTCGCTCGGCGTTCTCGGTTAG
- a CDS encoding amidohydrolase family protein, which produces MSAALHLRGVLLPGGETGDLWLQDGLISHQPIPGATTVFDGGYVLPGLVDAHCHVGIGPEGPVELDVAVQQAETDRDAGTLLIRDCGAPIDTRPLQERTDLPRIIRAGRHLAKPKRYIPYLADQLEDESELPRAVAEQAEYGDGWVKLVGDWIDRSAGDLAPLWSDGALTEAIEVAHAHGARVTAHVFGEEALPGLLRAGIDCIEHGTGLTDDTVELMARHGTALVPTLVNIENFPSFAASASKYPDYAAHMTALYERGDATVAKAVEAGVPVYAGTDAGGGIEHGVLVDEVLALHRVGLSAEEALGTASWSAREWLGYGGLQHGAVADLLCYDDDPRKDLAALRHPRRIVLRGAVVG; this is translated from the coding sequence ATGAGCGCGGCGCTGCACCTGCGCGGGGTCCTGCTGCCCGGCGGTGAGACCGGTGACCTCTGGCTGCAGGACGGTCTGATCAGTCATCAGCCGATTCCGGGCGCGACGACCGTGTTCGACGGCGGCTACGTGCTGCCGGGCCTGGTGGACGCGCACTGCCACGTCGGCATCGGGCCGGAAGGCCCGGTGGAACTCGACGTTGCCGTGCAGCAGGCCGAGACCGATCGGGACGCGGGCACGCTGCTCATCCGCGACTGCGGCGCGCCGATCGACACCCGGCCGCTGCAGGAGCGCACCGATCTGCCGCGGATCATCCGCGCCGGGCGGCACCTGGCGAAGCCGAAGCGCTACATCCCGTACCTGGCCGACCAGCTCGAGGACGAGTCCGAGCTGCCGCGCGCCGTGGCCGAGCAGGCCGAGTACGGCGACGGCTGGGTCAAGCTGGTCGGGGACTGGATCGACCGCTCCGCAGGGGACCTCGCCCCGCTGTGGAGCGACGGGGCGCTGACCGAAGCGATCGAGGTCGCGCACGCGCACGGCGCCCGCGTCACCGCGCACGTCTTCGGCGAAGAAGCGCTGCCGGGCCTGCTGCGAGCGGGCATCGACTGCATCGAGCACGGCACCGGGCTCACCGACGACACCGTGGAGCTGATGGCCCGGCACGGCACCGCGCTGGTGCCGACGCTGGTCAACATCGAGAACTTCCCGTCGTTCGCCGCTTCGGCGAGCAAGTACCCCGACTACGCCGCGCACATGACCGCGCTGTACGAGCGCGGCGACGCGACCGTGGCCAAGGCGGTCGAAGCCGGCGTGCCGGTCTACGCGGGAACCGACGCGGGCGGCGGCATCGAGCACGGCGTGCTCGTCGACGAAGTGCTCGCGCTGCACCGCGTGGGGCTCTCCGCGGAGGAAGCGTTGGGCACGGCGTCCTGGTCGGCCCGGGAATGGCTCGGGTACGGGGGCTTGCAGCACGGCGCGGTGGCCGATTTGCTGTGCTACGACGACGATCCCCGCAAGGACCTCGCGGCGTTGCGGCATCCTCGGCGCATCGTGCTGCGGGGCGCGGTCGTCGGCTGA
- the ffh gene encoding signal recognition particle protein gives MFDTLSDRLTSVLQNLRGKGRLSDADIDATAREIRIALLEADVALPVVRAFIAGVKDRAKGAEVSAALNPAQQVIKIVNEELVGILGGETRRLEYAKNPPTVILLAGLQGSGKTTLAGKLAKWLAGQGHTPMLAACDLQRPNAVNQLQVVGERAGVPVFAPEPGNGVGDPIGVARGSLDEAKRAQHDVVIVDTAGRLGVDEEMMQQAADIRDAVSPDEIMFVVDAMIGQDAVSTAEAFRDGVGFSGVVLTKLDGDARGGAALSVRQVTGQPIMFASNGEKLEDFDVFHPDRMASRILGMGDMLTLIEQAEQAFDADQAEQAAAKLGSGQLTLEDFLEQMQAVRKMGPLQNLLGMLPGANGMKDQLANFDEKHLDRLQAIIRGMTPAERDDPKIINASRRQRIARGSGVNVSDINDLVNRFFEARKMMQSMAGQFGGFGGGGGGKKGKKGKGKNRKGKNKGPTPPKGMKGMPGGMPGGMPGLPPGGAGGPDMSKLEGGLNELPSGFDPSKLNFGGKKKK, from the coding sequence GTGTTCGACACCCTTAGCGACCGGCTCACCTCGGTCCTGCAGAACCTGCGCGGCAAGGGCCGGCTCTCGGACGCCGACATCGACGCCACGGCGCGAGAGATCCGCATCGCCCTGCTGGAAGCCGACGTGGCGCTGCCGGTGGTGCGCGCGTTCATCGCGGGTGTCAAGGACCGGGCCAAGGGAGCGGAGGTCTCCGCCGCGCTGAACCCGGCCCAGCAGGTCATCAAGATCGTCAACGAGGAGCTGGTCGGCATCCTCGGCGGCGAGACCCGCCGCCTGGAATACGCCAAGAACCCGCCCACCGTGATCCTGCTGGCCGGGCTGCAGGGTTCCGGCAAGACCACGCTCGCGGGCAAGCTCGCCAAGTGGCTCGCGGGTCAGGGCCACACCCCGATGCTGGCGGCGTGCGACCTGCAGCGGCCGAACGCGGTCAACCAGCTCCAGGTCGTGGGTGAGCGCGCGGGCGTGCCGGTGTTCGCGCCGGAGCCGGGCAACGGCGTCGGCGATCCGATCGGGGTGGCCCGCGGCAGCCTGGACGAGGCCAAGCGCGCCCAGCACGACGTGGTCATCGTCGACACCGCCGGCCGGCTCGGCGTCGACGAGGAGATGATGCAGCAGGCCGCGGACATCCGGGACGCGGTCAGCCCCGACGAGATCATGTTCGTGGTCGACGCCATGATCGGCCAGGACGCGGTCAGCACCGCCGAGGCGTTCCGCGACGGCGTCGGCTTCTCCGGCGTGGTGCTCACGAAGCTGGACGGCGACGCCCGCGGTGGTGCCGCGCTGTCGGTCCGGCAGGTCACCGGCCAGCCCATCATGTTCGCCTCCAACGGGGAGAAGCTGGAGGACTTCGACGTCTTCCACCCCGACCGGATGGCCAGCCGGATCCTCGGCATGGGCGACATGCTCACCCTGATCGAGCAGGCGGAGCAGGCGTTCGACGCCGACCAGGCCGAGCAGGCCGCGGCCAAGCTCGGCTCCGGGCAGCTGACCCTGGAGGACTTCCTGGAGCAGATGCAGGCGGTCCGCAAGATGGGGCCGCTGCAGAACCTGCTCGGGATGCTGCCGGGCGCGAACGGCATGAAGGACCAGCTGGCCAACTTCGACGAGAAGCACCTGGACCGGCTGCAGGCCATCATCCGCGGCATGACGCCTGCCGAACGGGACGACCCGAAGATCATCAACGCCTCGCGCAGGCAGCGCATCGCCCGCGGTTCCGGGGTCAACGTCAGCGACATCAACGATCTGGTGAACCGGTTCTTCGAAGCCCGCAAGATGATGCAGTCGATGGCCGGCCAGTTCGGCGGCTTCGGCGGCGGCGGTGGCGGCAAGAAGGGCAAGAAGGGCAAGGGCAAGAACCGCAAGGGCAAGAACAAGGGCCCGACGCCGCCGAAGGGCATGAAGGGGATGCCGGGTGGGATGCCCGGCGGAATGCCCGGGCTGCCGCCCGGCGGTGCGGGTGGTCCCGACATGTCCAAGCTGGAGGGCGGGCTCAACGAGCTGCCATCGGGCTTCGACCCGTCCAAGCTGAACTTCGGCGGCAAGAAGAAGAAATGA
- a CDS encoding DEAD/DEAH box helicase, with protein MSRTEDVISDRAAEFPAAIAEAPAAPDATATAAEAAETPGTAESAQPAESAQAEPAAAESAPATDPEPAEQTEQADQAEQAEQTDQAASRNGFDALALDPLVRKVLGELGYENPSPIQAQTIPPLLDGHDVMGLAQTGTGKTAAFALPILSRIDLDAPGPQALVLAPTRELAIQVAEAFERYAKHLPGFHVLPIYGGQSYGPQLAGLKRGAHVVVGTPGRLIDHLDKGSLNLSALNHLVLDEADEMLRMGFIEDVERILQSVPQQRQVALFSATMPGAIRKISQSYLREPVEISVKTSTSTATNISQRYVPVRGPQKMDALTRILEVEKFDAMIVFARTKQLTEELAEKLQTAGFNAAAINGDVPQAQRERTIGHLREGRIDVLVATDVAARGLDVERISHVLNYDIPHDSESYVHRIGRTGRAGRSGEAILFVSPRERHMLRSIEKATRQSIEQMDLPTVDAVNDQRLAKFAQNISDTLQKGNLELFQKLVEEYERNHEVPATQVAAALASMVQGDRPLLLEPDPEPDKQRRNRGGGFEPAGPETDTYRVEVGRRNRVTPSALVGALANEGGLHSKHIGHIDIRDAHTLVELPAELPEEMLRKLRKTQVAGRGLRISRADGEVLARRGPRPGGGRGDKPRPPRKGQRAPQSGRGPSKRPRDRA; from the coding sequence ATGTCTCGAACCGAGGACGTAATTTCCGACCGGGCAGCGGAATTCCCGGCCGCGATCGCCGAAGCTCCGGCGGCGCCGGACGCGACCGCGACCGCCGCGGAAGCCGCGGAAACCCCCGGAACAGCGGAATCCGCTCAGCCCGCTGAGTCCGCGCAAGCCGAACCGGCCGCAGCGGAATCCGCTCCCGCAACCGATCCGGAACCGGCCGAGCAGACCGAGCAAGCTGACCAGGCCGAGCAGGCCGAGCAGACGGACCAGGCCGCGAGCCGGAACGGCTTCGACGCCCTCGCGCTCGACCCGCTGGTGCGCAAGGTGCTCGGCGAACTGGGCTACGAGAACCCGTCCCCGATCCAGGCGCAGACCATCCCGCCGCTGCTGGACGGCCACGACGTGATGGGCCTCGCGCAGACCGGCACCGGCAAGACCGCCGCGTTCGCGCTGCCCATCCTCAGCCGCATCGACCTGGACGCCCCCGGCCCGCAGGCGCTGGTGCTCGCGCCCACCCGCGAGCTGGCGATCCAGGTGGCCGAGGCGTTCGAGCGCTACGCCAAGCACCTGCCCGGCTTCCACGTGCTGCCGATCTACGGCGGCCAGAGCTACGGCCCGCAGCTGGCCGGGCTCAAGCGCGGCGCGCACGTCGTCGTCGGCACGCCCGGCCGGCTGATCGACCACCTCGACAAGGGCTCGCTGAACCTCAGCGCGCTGAACCACCTGGTGCTCGACGAGGCCGACGAGATGCTGCGGATGGGCTTCATCGAGGACGTCGAGCGGATCCTGCAGTCGGTGCCGCAGCAGCGGCAGGTGGCGCTGTTCTCGGCGACCATGCCGGGCGCGATCCGCAAGATCAGCCAGTCCTACCTGCGCGAGCCGGTGGAGATCTCGGTCAAGACCAGCACCAGCACCGCCACCAACATCAGCCAGCGCTACGTCCCGGTGCGCGGCCCGCAGAAGATGGACGCGCTGACCCGCATCCTCGAAGTCGAGAAGTTCGACGCGATGATCGTGTTCGCGCGCACCAAGCAGCTCACCGAGGAACTCGCGGAGAAGCTGCAGACCGCCGGGTTCAACGCCGCGGCGATCAACGGCGACGTGCCGCAGGCGCAGCGCGAACGAACCATCGGCCACCTGCGCGAGGGCCGCATCGACGTGCTGGTCGCCACCGACGTGGCCGCCCGCGGGCTGGACGTCGAACGCATCTCGCACGTGCTCAACTACGACATCCCGCACGACAGCGAGTCCTACGTGCACCGCATCGGGCGCACCGGCCGCGCCGGGCGCAGCGGCGAGGCGATCCTGTTCGTCTCCCCGCGTGAGCGGCACATGCTGCGCTCCATCGAGAAGGCCACCCGCCAGAGCATCGAGCAGATGGACCTGCCGACCGTCGACGCGGTCAACGATCAGCGGCTCGCGAAGTTCGCCCAGAACATCAGCGACACGCTGCAGAAGGGCAACCTGGAGCTGTTCCAGAAGCTCGTCGAGGAGTACGAGCGCAACCACGAGGTGCCCGCCACCCAGGTCGCGGCGGCGCTGGCGAGCATGGTGCAGGGCGACCGCCCGCTGCTGCTGGAACCGGACCCGGAGCCGGACAAGCAGCGCCGCAACCGCGGCGGCGGGTTCGAACCGGCCGGTCCGGAGACCGACACCTACCGCGTCGAGGTGGGCCGCCGGAACCGCGTGACGCCCAGCGCGCTGGTCGGCGCGCTGGCCAACGAGGGCGGGCTGCACAGCAAGCACATCGGGCACATCGACATCCGCGACGCCCACACGCTCGTCGAGCTGCCCGCCGAGCTGCCCGAGGAGATGCTGCGCAAGCTGCGCAAGACCCAGGTCGCCGGGCGCGGGCTGCGGATCAGCCGCGCGGACGGCGAAGTGCTCGCCCGGCGCGGGCCGCGGCCCGGCGGCGGACGCGGCGACAAGCCCCGACCGCCCCGCAAGGGACAGCGCGCACCGCAGTCGGGTCGCGGTCCCAGCAAGCGCCCGCGGGACCGCGCCTGA
- a CDS encoding AAA family ATPase encodes MDIPDESAAMAGPPPAVRVPRRALVVLAGLPGAGKSTLLRRLTAPAGTVVLDSEQVRARLRAALPAQLPYRWYRPLVHAVHRARIAWFCCTARGLVVAHEPSTRGGTRLMLVLFAVLTVRPRLLVWLHVGPEEALAGQEARGRLIRSRVFRLHVHRAYRVHRTLLAGGRLRGWQHVLLFTRKDIERGLELRTPR; translated from the coding sequence GTGGACATTCCGGACGAGTCCGCCGCAATGGCGGGACCACCTCCCGCAGTGCGCGTGCCCCGCCGCGCCCTCGTGGTCCTCGCGGGTCTGCCCGGAGCCGGCAAGAGCACCCTGCTGCGCAGGCTCACCGCTCCCGCGGGAACCGTCGTGCTCGACTCCGAGCAGGTCCGCGCCCGGCTGCGTGCCGCGCTGCCCGCGCAGCTGCCCTACCGCTGGTACCGGCCGCTGGTGCACGCCGTGCACCGCGCGCGCATCGCCTGGTTCTGCTGCACCGCGCGCGGCCTGGTCGTGGCGCACGAGCCGTCGACCCGCGGCGGCACCCGGCTCATGCTCGTGCTGTTCGCCGTGCTGACCGTGCGGCCCCGCTTGCTGGTGTGGTTGCACGTCGGGCCGGAAGAAGCGCTGGCGGGCCAGGAGGCGCGGGGGAGGCTGATCCGCAGCCGCGTGTTCCGGCTGCACGTGCATCGGGCGTACCGAGTGCATCGGACGCTGCTCGCGGGCGGACGGCTGCGGGGTTGGCAGCATGTGCTCTTGTTCACCCGCAAGGACATCGAGCGCGGGCTCGAGCTGCGAACGCCGAGGTGA
- a CDS encoding P-II family nitrogen regulator, whose product MKLVTAIVQPDRLEPLQEALARLGVLGMTVSDAQGYGRQKGHTEVYRGAEYAVDFVPKSRVEVLAEESAVDDVVEGIVTAARTGRVGDGKVWVTAIDSVTRVRTGETGNDAI is encoded by the coding sequence ATGAAGCTGGTCACCGCGATCGTCCAGCCGGACCGGCTGGAGCCGTTGCAGGAAGCGCTGGCCCGACTGGGCGTGCTCGGCATGACCGTCAGCGACGCGCAGGGCTACGGCAGGCAGAAGGGCCACACCGAGGTCTACCGGGGCGCCGAGTACGCGGTGGACTTCGTGCCGAAGTCCCGCGTGGAAGTGCTGGCCGAGGAGTCCGCAGTGGACGACGTCGTCGAAGGCATCGTGACCGCCGCCCGCACCGGCCGCGTCGGCGACGGCAAGGTCTGGGTCACCGCGATCGACTCCGTCACCCGGGTGCGAACCGGGGAAACGGGCAACGACGCGATCTGA